A section of the Streptomyces sp. V3I8 genome encodes:
- a CDS encoding RNA polymerase sigma factor — protein sequence MSGSPPRARAEDDSEVVARSLEQPEFFARLYDHYAPDIHRYVARRLGDGMADDITADTFLTAFRIRGRYDRAHANARPWLYGIAGNLIGKHRRTEVRALRALARTGHDPVAASWSQTWVERTDSRVAAEGPLAGALAALPAGDRHVLLLVAWADLSYQEVAEALGIPVGTVRSRLNRARRKVRTALGADPAFADDTKEVT from the coding sequence GTGAGCGGATCACCGCCACGGGCACGCGCGGAGGACGACTCGGAAGTCGTCGCCCGGTCGCTGGAACAGCCGGAGTTCTTCGCGCGGCTCTACGACCACTACGCGCCGGACATCCACCGGTACGTGGCCCGGCGGCTCGGCGACGGTATGGCCGACGACATAACCGCCGACACCTTTCTCACGGCGTTCCGCATCCGCGGCCGCTACGACCGCGCCCATGCCAATGCCCGCCCCTGGCTGTACGGCATCGCGGGCAACCTCATCGGCAAGCACCGCCGTACGGAGGTCCGGGCGCTCAGGGCGCTGGCCCGTACCGGACACGACCCGGTCGCCGCGTCCTGGAGTCAGACCTGGGTGGAGCGGACCGACAGCCGGGTCGCGGCCGAGGGGCCGCTCGCCGGGGCGCTGGCGGCGCTGCCCGCCGGAGACCGGCACGTGCTGCTGCTCGTGGCCTGGGCCGACCTCAGCTACCAGGAGGTGGCCGAGGCCCTGGGCATCCCCGTCGGAACGGTCCGCTCGCGGCTCAACCGCGCGCGCCGCAAGGTGCGTACAGCGCTCGGGGCCGATCCGGCGTTCGCGGACGACACGAAGGAGGTGACCTGA
- a CDS encoding helix-turn-helix domain-containing protein — MQPTRQPLGDTTQHVARTVRDLRERQGISTTVMAERLTARGRRISQSGVTRLETGQRQITVDDLTALAAVLGVRPAALLPATPERN, encoded by the coding sequence ATGCAACCAACACGACAGCCCCTCGGAGACACCACGCAGCACGTAGCACGCACGGTCCGCGACCTGCGGGAACGCCAGGGCATCAGCACCACGGTGATGGCGGAGCGCCTGACCGCGCGCGGGCGCCGCATCTCGCAGTCCGGCGTGACTCGCCTGGAGACCGGCCAGCGGCAGATCACCGTGGACGACTTGACCGCCCTCGCGGCTGTCCTCGGAGTCCGGCCCGCTGCGCTGCTCCCCGCCACACCCGAGAGGAACTGA
- a CDS encoding CU044_5270 family protein, with product MGSAPGRRSPTGPGSPSAVPGCWKRRGPVGGAGRGVRPRFVVAGVVAAVTAVVVTAALLVDGDDVVQPAAPAVPAALTDADLKGMSARELLERAAHAVEGRPAAAEPRAKQWIYTKEAPDGAKEFLEHLSDDARAPERWIRYDGRAMALEKRTGAGREAELQVTGTDMENETENGGEQDDGRSPREMYRLLAGLPTDAEGALEALREANAVPDDKDRSQAHNDYQEIAALLRAGVKPPEGLAGLYRALAMLPRLDVVGHLVEDAVGRRVVALRYSGNDSGDEHVEREWLIDPGTYEVVGLRTLRDGEVATGDSTVTVAVVDEPGERG from the coding sequence GTGGGTTCCGCGCCGGGGCGCCGGTCCCCGACAGGGCCCGGCTCGCCCTCGGCCGTGCCCGGCTGCTGGAAGCGGCGCGGGCCGGTGGGCGGCGCCGGGCGCGGGGTGCGACCGCGGTTCGTGGTCGCCGGGGTGGTGGCCGCCGTGACCGCGGTGGTGGTGACCGCCGCGCTGCTGGTGGACGGCGACGACGTGGTACAGCCGGCCGCGCCGGCCGTACCGGCGGCGCTGACCGACGCGGACCTCAAGGGGATGAGCGCGCGGGAGCTGCTGGAACGCGCGGCGCACGCGGTGGAGGGACGGCCGGCGGCCGCGGAGCCGCGCGCGAAGCAGTGGATCTACACCAAGGAGGCACCGGACGGCGCGAAGGAGTTCCTCGAGCACCTGTCGGACGACGCACGCGCTCCTGAGAGATGGATCCGGTACGACGGCCGGGCGATGGCTCTCGAAAAGCGCACCGGCGCCGGCCGGGAGGCCGAACTCCAGGTCACCGGAACGGACATGGAGAACGAGACGGAGAACGGCGGTGAGCAGGACGACGGACGCTCGCCGCGCGAGATGTACCGCCTCCTGGCCGGCCTTCCGACCGATGCAGAAGGAGCACTCGAAGCCTTGCGGGAGGCGAACGCCGTCCCCGACGACAAGGACAGGAGCCAGGCGCACAACGACTACCAGGAGATCGCCGCCCTGCTCCGCGCCGGCGTCAAGCCGCCCGAGGGGCTCGCGGGCCTGTACCGCGCGCTGGCCATGCTGCCCCGGCTCGACGTGGTCGGCCACCTGGTCGAGGACGCCGTCGGACGCCGGGTCGTCGCGCTCCGCTACAGCGGCAACGACAGCGGGGACGAACACGTCGAGCGGGAGTGGCTCATCGATCCGGGGACGTACGAGGTCGTCGGTCTCCGCACGCTCAGGGACGGCGAGGTGGCCACCGGCGACTCGACCGTCACCGTTGCGGTCGTCGACGAACCGGGCGAACGCGGCTGA
- a CDS encoding AbfB domain-containing protein, with translation MPERTTESAPDPSARLPKVWETGERLEEPRIAGTRRLWLAGALLLAVLASAVTAVVLLDGDRDDSALEWTENTSAADEPLVPAPPTVATAPSAKSGLAAPAPSRSAAGGSSAPAEQGPADGRGPDGAGSRPDPRPSASGSAPAHRPPAVPPASSRTSVRSVNYPDRYWRVGHDSVRLDRVDQVDRHGSSRTGQGTSFKLVPGLTDPDCVSFSLGDGRYLRHFRFRLRADRDDGSELFEQDATFCPRPSAFSGAVVLESVNHRGRFLRHSDFRLRLDPYENSRLFRADSAFRLVEGLD, from the coding sequence ATGCCGGAAAGAACCACCGAGTCCGCTCCCGACCCGTCGGCCCGCCTGCCGAAGGTGTGGGAGACCGGCGAGCGCCTGGAGGAGCCCCGCATAGCCGGGACGCGCAGGCTCTGGCTGGCCGGGGCCCTGCTGCTGGCGGTCCTCGCCTCCGCCGTGACGGCGGTGGTCCTGCTGGACGGGGACAGGGACGACTCGGCGCTGGAGTGGACGGAGAACACCTCCGCGGCGGACGAACCGCTCGTGCCGGCCCCGCCCACGGTGGCCACGGCCCCCAGCGCGAAGAGCGGTCTGGCCGCCCCCGCGCCCTCCCGCAGCGCCGCCGGGGGCTCCTCGGCCCCCGCCGAACAGGGACCGGCGGACGGACGGGGACCGGACGGCGCCGGCTCCCGGCCGGACCCACGGCCCTCGGCTTCGGGGTCCGCACCCGCCCACCGGCCTCCAGCCGTCCCTCCCGCGTCCTCGCGCACGTCGGTCCGGTCGGTCAACTACCCCGACCGCTACTGGCGCGTCGGCCATGACTCGGTGCGGCTCGACCGGGTGGACCAGGTGGACCGGCACGGCTCGTCCCGGACCGGGCAGGGCACCTCCTTCAAGCTGGTCCCCGGCCTCACCGACCCGGACTGTGTCTCGTTCTCGCTCGGTGACGGCCGCTACCTGCGCCACTTCCGGTTCCGGCTGCGCGCCGACCGGGACGACGGCTCCGAGCTCTTCGAGCAGGACGCCACGTTCTGCCCGCGCCCCTCCGCGTTCTCCGGCGCCGTCGTGCTGGAGTCGGTGAACCATCGCGGCCGTTTCCTGCGGCACAGCGACTTCCGGCTCCGCCTGGACCCGTACGAGAACAGCCGTCTCTTCCGGGCGGACTCGGCGTTCCGCCTGGTCGAGGGTCTGGACTGA
- a CDS encoding multidrug efflux SMR transporter, with protein MGYVLLAGAIAAEVAATTAMKYSDGFSRLWPSVLTALGYVVAFTLLAQTLRTVSVGTAYAIWAGLGTAAIAAIGVVFLGEGLTATKVAGIALIIGGVVVLNMGGAH; from the coding sequence ATGGGATACGTGCTGCTCGCCGGAGCCATCGCCGCGGAGGTGGCCGCCACGACCGCCATGAAGTACAGCGACGGTTTCAGCCGGCTGTGGCCCTCGGTGCTGACCGCCCTCGGCTACGTCGTCGCCTTCACGCTGCTCGCGCAGACGCTCAGGACCGTGTCGGTCGGCACGGCGTACGCGATCTGGGCGGGGCTCGGCACCGCGGCCATCGCGGCGATCGGGGTGGTGTTCCTGGGGGAGGGGCTGACCGCCACCAAGGTCGCCGGCATCGCGCTGATCATCGGCGGGGTCGTGGTGCTGAACATGGGCGGGGCGCACTGA
- a CDS encoding DNA-binding protein, with protein sequence MTTAVTANSAPTLAEIKTWPATISVTRCALALGCGKSSLYDQIKRGELPVRTIHVGRRTAVVTASLVRLLETGEPDPQPPAPSALVAA encoded by the coding sequence ATGACGACCGCTGTAACCGCGAATTCGGCTCCGACCCTGGCGGAGATCAAGACTTGGCCCGCCACCATCAGCGTCACCCGCTGCGCCCTCGCGCTTGGATGCGGGAAGTCCTCGCTGTACGACCAGATCAAGCGCGGAGAACTGCCCGTCCGGACCATTCACGTCGGGCGCCGTACGGCCGTCGTGACGGCTTCCCTGGTCCGTCTGTTGGAGACCGGCGAGCCGGACCCCCAGCCGCCCGCCCCGTCCGCGCTCGTAGCGGCCTGA
- a CDS encoding tyrosine-type recombinase/integrase, translating to MATIKKLPPNKAGKIRYRAVVDIGDDPETGKRRQLTITRNTSAEVKAEINRIAHERNTGSLVAPSKLTLDTWLDTWLERRAPDVEASTLNGYRNALTHARARLGHLALQDITEDHVIAFASWLLMGARRRGGTPGTGLRASSAAGALQRLRDALEYATVRNLINANPARFVHLPKMAVNADRDAHPPVLPWNETEIRAFLAGVREDRLYAPFLLTMMGLRPAEVAGLRWADIDLDAGTLSIINTRTMVGNAVTIEKKPKTQAGVRTLPLPEPVRRALMAFQLAQSTERHDAGEAYTLSGYMFTDELGVPLTTRQLRYQTYKAVDRLGLRRVRLYDARAACLTLLAVSGVPDIVIAAWAGHAAVEVTKKHYLKPGVEALRQHSGALAEVFSFKM from the coding sequence ATGGCGACGATCAAGAAACTCCCGCCGAACAAGGCAGGCAAGATCCGCTACCGCGCCGTGGTGGACATCGGCGACGACCCCGAGACGGGGAAGCGGCGCCAGTTGACGATCACGCGGAACACGTCCGCCGAGGTCAAAGCCGAGATCAACCGCATCGCACACGAGCGGAACACTGGCTCCCTCGTGGCTCCGAGCAAGCTCACCCTGGATACATGGCTGGATACGTGGCTCGAACGGCGCGCCCCCGACGTGGAGGCCAGCACGCTCAATGGCTACCGCAACGCTCTCACCCATGCGCGCGCCCGCCTCGGTCACCTCGCCCTGCAAGACATCACCGAGGACCATGTCATTGCATTCGCCTCATGGCTGCTCATGGGTGCCCGGCGGCGCGGGGGTACGCCCGGGACCGGGCTGCGTGCCTCCAGCGCCGCAGGCGCCCTCCAGCGGCTTCGGGATGCCCTGGAGTACGCCACGGTGCGGAACCTGATCAACGCGAACCCGGCGCGCTTCGTCCACCTGCCGAAGATGGCAGTGAACGCCGACCGTGACGCCCACCCGCCGGTCCTCCCCTGGAACGAGACGGAGATACGGGCGTTCCTGGCCGGAGTCCGCGAAGATCGCCTTTACGCCCCGTTCTTGCTGACCATGATGGGGCTGCGCCCTGCGGAGGTCGCCGGTCTGCGGTGGGCAGACATCGACCTGGACGCAGGCACACTGTCGATCATCAACACGCGCACCATGGTCGGCAACGCGGTCACGATCGAGAAGAAGCCGAAGACTCAGGCAGGCGTACGGACCCTGCCACTTCCCGAGCCGGTACGACGTGCATTGATGGCGTTCCAGCTCGCGCAGTCCACGGAGCGGCACGATGCGGGCGAGGCGTACACCCTGAGCGGCTACATGTTCACGGATGAGCTGGGAGTGCCGCTCACGACGCGGCAACTCCGCTACCAGACCTACAAGGCGGTAGACCGCCTCGGGCTGCGCCGCGTACGGCTGTACGACGCTCGTGCGGCGTGTCTGACGCTACTGGCCGTATCGGGGGTGCCGGACATCGTCATCGCGGCATGGGCGGGTCACGCCGCCGTCGAGGTCACGAAGAAGCACTACTTGAAGCCTGGAGTCGAAGCACTGCGGCAGCACTCGGGAGCGCTCGCGGAGGTGTTCTCCTTCAAGATGTGA
- a CDS encoding TetR/AcrR family transcriptional regulator gives MARRHDPGRRQRIIDAAIRVVAARGIGGLSHRSVAAEADVPLGSTTYHFRTLDELMVAALRQANEGFTKTVTARTALRDPAADLAADLAALGREWLAGDRTGVEVEYELYLAALRRPALRPVADEWGRDFAALLAHRTDPVTARALVALIDGICLQVLLTGTPYDEEYVREVLGRVIPCRGGAGRAGGGSRPATSREP, from the coding sequence ATGGCCCGGCGCCACGACCCCGGCCGGCGGCAGCGGATCATCGACGCGGCGATCCGGGTCGTGGCCGCCAGGGGCATCGGCGGGCTGAGCCACCGCTCGGTCGCGGCCGAGGCGGATGTGCCGCTCGGCTCGACGACGTACCACTTCAGGACCCTCGACGAGCTGATGGTCGCCGCGCTGCGGCAGGCGAACGAGGGCTTCACGAAGACGGTCACCGCGCGGACCGCCCTGCGGGACCCCGCCGCGGACCTCGCCGCCGACCTGGCGGCGCTGGGCCGTGAGTGGCTCGCGGGCGACCGTACGGGGGTGGAGGTCGAGTACGAGCTCTACCTCGCCGCCCTGCGCCGGCCCGCGCTGCGCCCCGTCGCCGACGAATGGGGCCGGGACTTCGCCGCCCTCCTCGCCCACCGCACCGACCCGGTGACCGCGCGGGCCCTGGTCGCCCTGATCGACGGCATCTGCCTGCAGGTACTGCTGACGGGGACGCCGTACGACGAGGAATACGTGCGGGAGGTGCTGGGACGGGTGATTCCGTGCCGAGGGGGCGCCGGCCGGGCGGGCGGAGGATCGCGTCCGGCGACTTCGCGTGAACCGTGA